A DNA window from Aminipila luticellarii contains the following coding sequences:
- a CDS encoding LysR family transcriptional regulator: MFAKKDLIYTIYKEKSFSKAAEALYISQPSLSAMVKKVEAKIGEPIFDRSTNPIQLTETGKKYMACCENIKKTEEAFLNYLNDTHELKTGSLSLGSNHLFMAHVLPKLIQIFVNRYPLITLNLIDSHSHDLEKKLLEGDLDLIIDNKELSSDMYEKFFLGTEFLLLAVPRKLEVNDRLKPYQLTYEDIQHNKHIHNEQILPTPLSCFADLPFVLMHEGNDTRTRADNIFLRQAVKPKILFELNQLATVYNLISIGLGISFISDTLIKRSPAMQDQLYFYQIDDPDTKRNVFFHSKKNRYVTKAMEEFIKISKEYSPLSSSAE; this comes from the coding sequence ATGTTTGCTAAAAAAGATTTAATCTATACTATTTATAAAGAAAAAAGCTTTTCTAAAGCTGCCGAGGCTCTGTATATTTCTCAGCCTTCCCTGAGCGCCATGGTCAAAAAAGTCGAAGCCAAAATCGGAGAACCGATCTTCGACCGCAGCACCAATCCCATTCAGCTCACCGAAACAGGGAAAAAATATATGGCGTGCTGTGAAAATATCAAAAAAACAGAAGAAGCGTTTCTGAACTATTTAAACGATACCCACGAGCTTAAAACAGGCTCCCTGTCTCTGGGCAGCAATCATCTATTTATGGCTCACGTCCTTCCGAAGCTGATCCAGATCTTTGTAAACCGATACCCGCTTATCACCTTGAACCTGATAGATTCACACAGCCACGATCTGGAGAAAAAGCTGCTGGAGGGGGATCTGGATCTGATCATCGATAACAAAGAGCTCAGCTCGGACATGTATGAAAAATTCTTTCTGGGAACAGAATTTTTGCTGCTGGCTGTTCCCAGAAAGTTAGAAGTAAACGACCGCCTGAAACCGTATCAACTGACCTATGAGGATATCCAGCATAACAAGCATATCCATAATGAACAGATTCTGCCCACGCCTTTATCCTGCTTTGCGGATCTTCCTTTCGTACTGATGCACGAGGGAAATGATACCAGAACCCGGGCAGACAATATTTTCTTAAGACAGGCTGTCAAGCCCAAGATTCTTTTCGAGCTCAATCAATTAGCCACCGTATACAATCTTATTTCCATAGGGCTTGGCATATCCTTTATCAGCGATACTCTGATAAAGCGCTCCCCCGCCATGCAGGATCAATTATACTTCTACCAGATCGACGATCCCGATACGAAACGAAACGTATTCTTTCATTCTAAGAAGAACAGGTATGTGACAAAAGCCATGGAGGAATTTATCAAAATCAGCAAAGAATACAGCCCCCTGTCCAGCTCTGCGGAATAA
- a CDS encoding ABC transporter substrate-binding protein, producing MKKKLLALSLIAALVVSMTACGGNGSGNDKAQKDGLSIVDSEWYGLDVFQLDSTASVQSLAAEALFQWDAETNTVVDNVCTDWQVSEDGKTATFNVPEGMKFSTGKQVEPEDVVASIEHGLKVSPYAEGYDNIQSMDVNGRQVTLHLSSFKSDMLYYLCSGFIVVIPKDELDSMNDKKLMWGCHPYGLYSLAENGYISGSEVKLVRNDGYKCANPLVENKGPAKFKTVSVHFNEEKFTATEELKNGTTDIIASLSTDDQRKDLEKSDSVVIKKTSYPNIDYFEMNTDSPVFSDINVRKALALSLDRESLAKAMNGIISPAYSIIYDSVQNFSPDAKDWFKTNLSNDPEKAKKLLDEAGWKDTNGDGIREKNGKDLAFTWYAWTNSTTIPEILAEQLKTVGFKMNIEAIDWNYVNQKIGDNKYDTGIEWLSWAEPILVLNNCYRDPNAPGNTEAYKSMVKDIASTIDTNERTKKIGDAQMHIFENVNLIPLYSEESFTAYNKNLKGMKILTDGVMLLNDITY from the coding sequence ATGAAGAAAAAGTTATTGGCATTAAGTTTGATTGCTGCCTTGGTAGTCAGCATGACTGCCTGCGGCGGCAACGGCAGCGGAAATGACAAAGCACAAAAGGACGGACTGTCTATTGTGGACAGCGAGTGGTATGGTCTGGATGTTTTCCAGCTTGACAGTACTGCCTCGGTTCAGAGTCTTGCTGCGGAAGCTCTTTTTCAGTGGGATGCTGAAACAAACACGGTGGTAGATAATGTCTGCACAGACTGGCAGGTAAGCGAGGACGGGAAAACAGCCACCTTCAACGTGCCGGAAGGCATGAAGTTCTCTACAGGAAAGCAGGTAGAGCCGGAAGACGTAGTGGCTTCTATTGAGCATGGTCTTAAGGTAAGTCCGTATGCAGAAGGGTATGATAACATCCAGTCCATGGATGTAAACGGCAGACAGGTAACGCTGCATTTGAGTTCATTTAAATCTGATATGCTGTATTATCTGTGTTCAGGATTTATTGTAGTTATACCAAAAGACGAGCTGGATTCCATGAACGACAAAAAGCTGATGTGGGGATGTCATCCTTATGGGCTGTATAGTCTGGCTGAAAACGGTTATATCTCAGGGTCCGAAGTAAAATTGGTAAGGAACGACGGCTATAAGTGTGCCAATCCGCTGGTAGAGAATAAAGGCCCTGCAAAATTCAAGACTGTTTCCGTTCATTTCAATGAGGAAAAATTCACGGCAACAGAAGAGTTAAAGAATGGTACGACGGACATCATCGCCTCATTAAGCACAGATGATCAGAGAAAAGATCTGGAAAAGAGCGATTCTGTTGTAATCAAAAAGACTTCTTATCCGAATATCGACTACTTCGAAATGAATACGGATTCTCCTGTGTTTTCGGACATCAATGTGCGTAAAGCATTGGCTCTGTCCCTTGACCGAGAGTCTCTGGCAAAAGCAATGAACGGCATCATCAGTCCGGCATACTCCATCATTTATGATTCCGTGCAGAACTTCTCACCGGATGCGAAGGACTGGTTCAAGACAAATCTTTCCAACGATCCTGAGAAGGCAAAGAAGCTGTTAGACGAAGCAGGCTGGAAAGATACCAATGGGGATGGAATCCGTGAAAAGAACGGAAAAGACCTGGCCTTTACCTGGTATGCTTGGACAAATTCCACCACTATTCCGGAAATCCTTGCGGAACAGCTGAAAACAGTAGGCTTTAAAATGAATATTGAAGCCATCGACTGGAACTATGTCAATCAGAAAATTGGAGATAATAAATATGACACAGGTATTGAATGGCTGTCTTGGGCTGAACCGATATTAGTGCTCAACAATTGCTATCGTGATCCGAATGCTCCGGGAAATACGGAAGCGTATAAGAGTATGGTAAAGGATATTGCATCCACTATTGATACCAATGAAAGAACGAAAAAAATTGGAGATGCGCAGATGCATATCTTTGAAAATGTAAACCTGATTCCTTTATATTCTGAAGAAAGCTTTACAGCATACAATAAAAACTTAAAGGGCATGAAGATATTAACCGACGGTGTTATGCTGCTCAATGACATAACGTACTAA
- a CDS encoding ABC transporter ATP-binding protein yields the protein MEQNVMIKLDGLKKYFRIEKGLIKKQTTYVKAVDDITLDIHEGEIVGLVGESGSGKTTLARVILSLSKMTGGSILVDGINLSSATSKDMRKLHSEVAVVFQDPASNLNPRQTVESSIMRPMIIHGVSKAEARKKARDVLDMVKMDQRYLDSYPHQLSGGQLQRIAIARALALNPKVMILDEPTSALDVSVQAQILNLLLDLQEQLHLTYLIIAHDLNVIKYISDRIAVMYLGKLVECGPTKEIAKHPYTKALLDASPILDPKQRNNKKEVIKGDPGSLINLGGGCRFSDRCKYATEECKNEEPETVLVNKNHQIACFHPLDL from the coding sequence ATGGAACAGAACGTAATGATTAAACTGGACGGCCTGAAAAAATACTTTCGTATTGAAAAAGGTCTTATAAAAAAACAGACCACCTATGTCAAGGCGGTAGATGATATTACACTGGATATCCATGAGGGAGAAATCGTCGGTCTGGTGGGAGAATCCGGCAGCGGCAAGACCACATTGGCCAGAGTGATTCTCAGCCTGTCCAAAATGACGGGAGGCAGTATCCTTGTGGACGGCATCAATCTATCCTCTGCCACCTCAAAGGACATGAGAAAGCTCCACAGTGAAGTCGCTGTCGTCTTTCAGGATCCTGCTTCTAATCTGAATCCGAGACAGACAGTAGAGAGCTCCATTATGCGGCCCATGATCATCCACGGCGTATCCAAAGCGGAAGCAAGAAAAAAAGCCAGGGATGTTTTAGATATGGTAAAGATGGATCAACGGTATTTGGACAGCTATCCCCACCAGCTTTCGGGAGGACAGCTTCAACGAATAGCCATTGCCAGAGCACTGGCATTAAATCCTAAAGTCATGATACTGGATGAACCTACCAGCGCTCTTGATGTATCCGTACAGGCACAGATCCTGAACCTGCTTCTGGACCTGCAGGAACAGCTGCACCTGACCTATCTGATCATTGCCCATGATTTGAATGTCATCAAGTATATAAGCGACCGAATTGCCGTGATGTATCTGGGAAAGCTGGTGGAGTGCGGCCCCACCAAAGAAATTGCCAAGCACCCTTATACAAAGGCTCTTCTGGATGCGTCGCCTATCCTGGACCCGAAACAGCGCAACAACAAGAAGGAGGTCATTAAGGGAGATCCGGGCAGTCTGATCAACCTTGGCGGGGGATGCAGATTCAGCGACAGATGCAAGTATGCCACCGAAGAATGCAAAAATGAAGAACCGGAAACGGTTCTGGTAAATAAGAACCATCAGATTGCATGTTTTCATCCATTGGATCTGTAA
- a CDS encoding ABC transporter ATP-binding protein, translating to MSKELLKLEHLSIDYRVKDGYLSAVNDVSCTINKGEIFAIVGESGCGKSTVAHSIMNLLPGGNEEITGKIIFKGKDLRTCSEKQMEAIRGKEIGMIFQNPLDSLNPVYTVGSQVSEAIMLDKVDKREAWNRVVNLFRDVKMPDADERVNSFPHELSGGMRQRVMIAMMLSRNPELLIADEPTTALDVTIEAQILDIMKGLKEKYNTAIMLITHNFGLVAEIADRIGVMYAGEMVESGDVFEIFENPVHPYTRLLMQALPRKTKAEIRLQTIDGSVPRITEKKPGCRFANRCPYALEKCFQEDPPVVNIQGDHFCRCYLAGKDEKK from the coding sequence ATGAGTAAAGAACTATTAAAGCTGGAGCATCTATCCATAGACTATCGGGTAAAGGACGGTTATCTTTCTGCTGTCAATGATGTGAGCTGCACAATTAACAAAGGAGAGATTTTCGCTATTGTAGGTGAATCGGGCTGTGGTAAATCCACGGTAGCCCATAGCATTATGAATTTGCTTCCCGGTGGAAATGAAGAAATTACCGGAAAAATTATATTTAAGGGAAAAGATCTGCGTACGTGCAGTGAAAAACAGATGGAAGCGATACGAGGCAAGGAAATAGGCATGATATTTCAGAATCCACTGGACTCTCTTAATCCGGTCTATACGGTGGGCAGTCAGGTGTCTGAGGCGATTATGCTGGACAAGGTGGACAAGAGAGAAGCCTGGAACCGTGTGGTCAATCTGTTCCGGGATGTAAAGATGCCGGATGCGGATGAGCGGGTGAACAGCTTCCCCCATGAACTCTCCGGCGGTATGCGTCAGCGTGTTATGATCGCCATGATGCTGTCCCGCAATCCGGAACTGTTGATTGCAGATGAACCGACCACAGCGCTGGACGTGACCATTGAAGCACAGATTCTGGACATTATGAAAGGCTTAAAAGAAAAATATAACACAGCGATTATGTTGATTACCCACAATTTTGGTCTGGTAGCAGAAATCGCTGACCGAATCGGCGTCATGTATGCCGGTGAAATGGTGGAAAGCGGAGATGTATTTGAAATATTTGAAAATCCAGTACATCCTTATACAAGGCTTTTGATGCAGGCTCTGCCAAGAAAAACAAAGGCAGAAATACGGCTCCAAACCATAGATGGGTCTGTGCCGCGTATCACAGAGAAAAAACCGGGATGCAGATTTGCGAACCGGTGTCCGTATGCTTTGGAAAAATGCTTTCAGGAGGATCCTCCTGTAGTGAATATTCAAGGGGATCACTTCTGCCGTTGTTATCTTGCCGGAAAGGACGAAAAAAAGTAG
- a CDS encoding ABC transporter permease, producing the protein MSKKGKDTLYECWKNKNFMIGFVILLSAILVAIFANVIAPYDYTQQNVADRLTAPCAKYWFGTDDLGRDLFSKVIYGTRIALWVAFLGGILQLVIGVVVGLVCGFFGKWVDRVLSFMTDLTWCIPGTILALAVVTMLGKGLTNTVIAISLVAWASYARAVRSKTLSLRNMAFVETGKAFGETNAALMIRYILPNIIPSLIVMVSLNLPATILSTTTLSFLGLGSQPPSPDWGLAISMGLDYITTAPWLSLFPGIALVYITFGFNLMGEGLRDLLDPHMKSQ; encoded by the coding sequence GTGAGCAAAAAAGGAAAAGATACACTTTATGAATGCTGGAAGAACAAAAATTTTATGATTGGTTTTGTGATTCTCCTCAGCGCAATTTTGGTAGCAATATTTGCAAACGTGATTGCTCCTTATGATTATACACAGCAGAACGTAGCCGATCGGCTTACCGCACCTTGTGCAAAGTACTGGTTCGGTACGGATGATCTGGGGCGGGATCTGTTTTCCAAGGTCATATACGGAACTCGTATCGCTCTGTGGGTGGCCTTTCTGGGCGGTATCCTGCAGCTGGTCATCGGTGTAGTAGTGGGACTGGTCTGCGGATTTTTCGGCAAATGGGTGGACAGAGTTCTATCCTTTATGACAGATCTGACTTGGTGCATTCCGGGAACGATTCTGGCTTTGGCAGTAGTAACGATGCTGGGAAAGGGACTGACCAATACGGTCATCGCCATATCTTTGGTCGCTTGGGCCAGCTATGCCCGGGCGGTGAGATCCAAGACGCTTTCCCTGCGAAATATGGCCTTTGTGGAAACAGGGAAGGCCTTCGGCGAAACCAATGCGGCGCTGATGATACGATACATCCTGCCCAATATCATACCATCCCTGATCGTCATGGTATCCTTGAATCTGCCTGCAACGATCCTGTCCACGACGACCCTGTCCTTTCTGGGGCTGGGTTCACAGCCGCCTTCACCGGATTGGGGACTTGCCATTTCCATGGGGCTGGATTACATTACTACGGCACCATGGCTCAGCTTATTCCCGGGCATTGCCCTTGTGTATATCACCTTTGGATTTAATCTGATGGGCGAAGGTCTCAGGGACCTCCTTGATCCGCATATGAAATCACAGTAG
- a CDS encoding ABC transporter permease, with translation MIRDYIIKRIALGVLLVISVSFLVFSLMYMMPGNPVDMVVDRKVSAEKKAEIAHELGYDQPFLTQYKNWVGNAIHGDFGQSTRYKSDVWEIMRERIPYSLKLCTWALILEIVIALPLGLLCAMKKDSWFDRFTVNFSLLMTVVPSFWLGALFILFFGVQLRILPISGYSTPQNYILPVATIVLAGMGGTLRITKTEVLEVLNEKYVTTAYAKGLSKKTVMIKHVLRNALILVTTLVFMSIPWLISGAVVIEKVFALPGMGNLLLNSIIVQDMPVVQAVLLLIAILTVICNLLSDIIIGMLDPRIRASLSGGEN, from the coding sequence ATTATCAGAGATTATATTATAAAACGAATTGCTCTTGGAGTGCTTCTGGTTATATCTGTTTCGTTTCTGGTGTTCAGTTTGATGTATATGATGCCCGGAAATCCTGTAGATATGGTGGTTGACCGTAAGGTGTCAGCAGAAAAGAAAGCCGAAATTGCCCATGAGCTCGGTTATGACCAACCATTCCTAACACAATATAAAAACTGGGTGGGCAACGCGATTCATGGAGATTTTGGACAATCCACCCGATATAAAAGCGATGTATGGGAAATCATGAGGGAAAGAATACCCTACAGCCTCAAGCTGTGCACCTGGGCTCTTATTCTCGAAATTGTTATTGCGCTGCCCCTTGGGCTGCTTTGCGCCATGAAAAAGGACAGCTGGTTCGACCGATTCACAGTGAATTTTTCGCTGCTGATGACGGTGGTTCCGTCTTTTTGGCTGGGTGCATTGTTTATTCTTTTCTTTGGAGTTCAGCTGAGAATATTGCCGATCAGTGGGTATTCCACTCCGCAGAACTATATTTTACCGGTAGCCACCATTGTGCTGGCCGGCATGGGAGGTACCCTGCGTATTACAAAAACAGAGGTCTTGGAAGTATTAAATGAAAAATACGTAACGACCGCATATGCGAAGGGGCTTTCCAAAAAGACCGTTATGATTAAGCATGTGCTTCGCAATGCGTTAATATTGGTAACGACTCTTGTGTTCATGTCCATTCCGTGGTTGATTTCAGGAGCCGTTGTTATCGAAAAGGTATTTGCTCTTCCTGGTATGGGAAACTTACTGCTGAACTCTATCATCGTGCAGGATATGCCGGTGGTACAGGCAGTACTACTGTTGATTGCAATCCTTACTGTCATATGCAACCTGCTGAGTGACATCATCATAGGTATGCTGGATCCGAGAATCCGGGCATCTTTAAGCGGGGGGGAAAATTAA
- a CDS encoding serine hydrolase domain-containing protein, giving the protein MKRNYTNLDHYIEKLFYEKAYPGIAVSIRGPEGILFQKGYGYRDVEKKIEVDENTVFGIASMSKSMTALACCILQTEGKLDLSDPITKYFPSLHLPGTPDECVTLRTIAMHRAGLPPLPPLEWSIAMNSNERDSPWYRHMLKTAPNKMDKIEQVVDYLAAGNYKLLGAPGEYMSYSNDGYALLSYVVDMASGITLEDFLSERIFAPLGMTRSVLDLDAEKAKAMAGDNMTSLFERTEDGKLIQDDNWSVLPPFRGCACVKSTASDLTRYYKMLSDFGLWEGKQVVPKEAVELLIGKSFPLGKQPYYCLGLTKSLVDGQIICEHTGGLHGVSSIGGFTDSGYSATVLCNESEVDVEEFQWVCYNYILGLPLEKSHEWAVPIEKSFSMPEILCGDFLAEEGLPVHAVVTQDHGILKADYGGTKTLLKYCGGTVFAAVSEKDPKKRVSTLEFFIRDGKAWAVRCYNRMYQRVC; this is encoded by the coding sequence ATGAAAAGAAATTATACGAATTTGGATCATTATATAGAAAAACTGTTTTACGAAAAAGCGTATCCGGGCATAGCCGTTTCTATTCGTGGGCCGGAAGGAATCTTATTTCAAAAGGGATACGGATACCGGGATGTTGAAAAAAAAATAGAAGTAGACGAGAACACGGTGTTTGGAATTGCTTCCATGAGCAAGTCCATGACAGCTCTCGCCTGCTGTATCTTGCAGACAGAAGGGAAATTGGATTTATCTGATCCGATTACGAAGTATTTTCCGTCTCTTCACCTGCCGGGTACACCGGATGAATGTGTCACCTTAAGAACCATTGCCATGCACCGGGCAGGCCTGCCGCCTCTTCCGCCGCTGGAATGGTCCATCGCCATGAACAGCAACGAAAGGGACAGCCCGTGGTATCGTCATATGCTCAAAACAGCACCGAATAAGATGGACAAGATCGAACAGGTCGTGGACTATTTGGCAGCAGGAAACTATAAGCTGCTGGGTGCTCCGGGAGAATATATGAGCTATTCTAATGATGGATATGCTCTGCTGTCCTATGTGGTGGATATGGCATCCGGAATCACGCTGGAGGATTTTTTGTCGGAACGAATATTTGCACCGCTGGGCATGACCCGATCGGTGCTGGATTTAGATGCTGAAAAGGCAAAAGCTATGGCTGGAGACAACATGACTAGCCTTTTTGAACGGACGGAGGACGGGAAACTGATACAGGATGATAATTGGTCCGTCCTGCCGCCGTTTCGGGGCTGTGCCTGTGTCAAGTCGACAGCCAGTGACCTGACCCGGTATTATAAGATGTTGTCGGATTTTGGTCTGTGGGAAGGAAAGCAGGTCGTGCCCAAGGAAGCCGTCGAGCTTCTGATCGGAAAGAGCTTTCCGTTAGGGAAACAGCCGTATTATTGCCTTGGCCTGACGAAAAGCTTAGTGGATGGGCAGATTATATGCGAACATACCGGCGGTCTGCACGGCGTTTCTTCCATAGGCGGATTTACGGACAGCGGATATTCCGCAACCGTATTGTGCAATGAAAGTGAAGTAGATGTAGAGGAATTCCAGTGGGTCTGCTACAATTATATTTTGGGCTTGCCCTTAGAGAAAAGCCATGAATGGGCAGTTCCCATCGAAAAAAGCTTTTCTATGCCGGAAATCCTGTGCGGGGACTTTCTAGCTGAGGAGGGGCTTCCCGTGCATGCGGTTGTTACACAAGATCACGGCATATTGAAAGCCGATTACGGCGGCACAAAGACCCTGCTGAAGTATTGCGGCGGTACAGTTTTCGCTGCCGTTTCCGAAAAAGATCCCAAAAAGCGAGTCAGCACATTGGAATTTTTTATCCGAGACGGAAAGGCCTGGGCTGTAAGGTGCTATAATAGAATGTATCAGCGAGTCTGTTAA
- a CDS encoding S66 peptidase family protein — translation MKYPKTLKKGAMIGLVAPSSPVSPEQVAQCQKVLQDLGYRVKSADNLSASKGGYMAGEEEVRGNWINRMFADDEVDAIFCIRGGDGGNRIMEYVDPDIVKANPKIFVGYSDVTSLHLLFNQQCGLVTFHGPMVRSNMIEHFDKESEKAFFDALTAEKEYVYQPPKDFEIKTAKAGKACGILTGGNLTVMCTSIGTPYEMETEGKILFVEEVGEHIGNMDRNIYQLRNAGKLKGVSGILLGQFSNCDTDQENYTIVDIVKDAVKDLNIPVMYNIQSGHGFPMVTLPMGAECTMDTDNKSIVFSVER, via the coding sequence TTGAAATATCCGAAAACATTAAAAAAAGGTGCGATGATCGGTCTGGTGGCACCGAGTTCTCCGGTCTCTCCGGAGCAGGTCGCACAGTGTCAGAAGGTCTTGCAGGACCTTGGTTATCGGGTAAAATCTGCTGATAACCTATCCGCTTCCAAAGGCGGATACATGGCAGGCGAGGAAGAAGTTCGGGGAAACTGGATCAATAGGATGTTTGCCGATGATGAAGTGGACGCTATATTCTGCATTCGCGGCGGCGATGGAGGAAATCGCATCATGGAATATGTAGATCCAGATATCGTAAAAGCCAACCCTAAAATTTTTGTCGGTTACAGCGATGTGACGAGCCTGCATTTGCTGTTCAATCAGCAATGCGGTCTGGTGACCTTTCACGGTCCTATGGTGAGATCCAATATGATCGAGCATTTTGATAAGGAAAGTGAAAAAGCCTTTTTTGATGCGCTGACGGCTGAAAAAGAATATGTGTATCAGCCGCCCAAGGACTTTGAGATCAAAACGGCTAAAGCAGGAAAAGCATGTGGAATTCTGACAGGCGGGAACCTGACGGTCATGTGCACATCCATCGGAACCCCCTATGAGATGGAGACAGAAGGTAAAATTCTGTTCGTAGAAGAGGTAGGAGAACACATTGGCAATATGGACAGAAATATCTATCAGCTTCGCAATGCAGGTAAGCTGAAAGGTGTTTCCGGCATTCTGCTGGGACAATTCTCAAACTGTGATACGGATCAGGAAAACTATACCATCGTTGACATCGTTAAAGATGCTGTAAAAGATCTGAATATCCCGGTAATGTACAATATTCAGTCCGGTCATGGCTTTCCCATGGTCACTCTCCCTATGGGAGCTGAATGTACCATGGATACAGACAATAAATCCATTGTTTTTTCAGTAGAACGATAA
- a CDS encoding M55 family metallopeptidase, which produces MKVFISADIEGVTGVTSWGETRYGGQGYEAACRQMTLEVAAACRAAMKLGYEVVVKDGHEDALNIDMTELPKGVQLIRGWMSSPASMMGGLDESFDAVVYIGYHSPEGTDTSSLAHTGEHEWFNYIKINGELASEFLYNALLATDYKVPSVFLSGDEGMCQLAKKSHPEIITVATKKGIGNASWNIHPEEAIENIEAGVEKALKANVGLRPVEKEYHMVINFKEHQHARRASWYPGAKQTDSNTVEYTAKTIWELTVARMFLSE; this is translated from the coding sequence ATGAAAGTATTTATCAGTGCCGATATTGAAGGCGTGACTGGGGTTACCAGTTGGGGTGAAACGAGATACGGCGGTCAAGGATATGAAGCTGCCTGTCGGCAAATGACCTTGGAGGTAGCGGCAGCGTGCAGAGCCGCCATGAAGCTGGGATATGAAGTCGTAGTAAAGGATGGACACGAGGATGCATTGAACATTGATATGACAGAACTGCCGAAAGGTGTTCAGTTGATCAGAGGCTGGATGTCCTCTCCGGCGTCTATGATGGGCGGTCTGGACGAGAGCTTTGACGCAGTGGTCTATATCGGGTATCATTCTCCGGAAGGAACGGATACCAGTTCGCTGGCTCATACGGGTGAGCATGAATGGTTCAACTATATAAAAATTAACGGAGAATTGGCCTCGGAATTTTTATATAATGCACTTTTGGCTACAGATTATAAAGTTCCTTCTGTTTTCCTTTCGGGAGACGAGGGAATGTGTCAGTTGGCGAAAAAAAGTCATCCGGAAATTATCACCGTGGCTACGAAAAAAGGAATTGGTAACGCTTCATGGAATATTCATCCGGAAGAAGCCATCGAAAATATTGAAGCGGGCGTTGAAAAAGCATTAAAAGCGAACGTTGGATTAAGGCCTGTTGAAAAAGAGTATCATATGGTTATTAATTTTAAGGAACATCAACATGCCAGGAGAGCATCGTGGTATCCGGGAGCCAAACAAACGGACAGCAATACAGTGGAATATACGGCAAAAACAATTTGGGAACTAACCGTTGCCCGTATGTTCCTGTCAGAATGA
- a CDS encoding P1 family peptidase, whose protein sequence is MGLPKDCEVSIRCKFKKGERNLITDVPGVKVGHVTLIDQEKDIHTGVTAILPHTGNLFKNKVLAATSVINGFGKSTGLVQIDELGNIETPIIMTNTFGVGTALNAVTKYMMKENEDIGTTTGTVNCVVTECNDGELNDIRGMHVTEEDVLQAIENCGDVFEEGVAGSGSGMICMGIKGGIGSASRIVPCDGKDYTIGAILMSNFGMSGNLMIDGRRIDTEKVPKSKAEKGSVIIIIGTDLPLNERQLRRVAKRATVALCRTGSFLGNGSGDIAVAFSNTNIMPHYSEKNIIETKMFHDDAIDKIFEATAEVVEEAVVSSIYHAENVKGIRGKEVFALKEFL, encoded by the coding sequence ATGGGTTTACCTAAAGACTGCGAAGTGAGCATTCGCTGCAAATTTAAAAAAGGTGAAAGAAATCTTATTACAGATGTACCCGGTGTAAAGGTAGGGCATGTCACTCTAATTGATCAGGAAAAAGATATTCATACGGGGGTTACGGCTATTCTGCCCCATACGGGAAATCTTTTTAAAAACAAGGTGCTGGCCGCTACTTCTGTTATAAACGGCTTCGGCAAAAGTACCGGTCTGGTGCAGATTGATGAACTGGGAAATATTGAGACGCCGATCATCATGACCAATACCTTTGGTGTAGGAACAGCCTTAAATGCCGTAACAAAATATATGATGAAGGAAAACGAAGATATCGGAACGACTACAGGCACTGTAAACTGTGTTGTTACAGAATGCAATGACGGAGAACTGAACGATATCAGAGGTATGCATGTTACGGAAGAAGATGTATTGCAGGCCATTGAAAATTGCGGTGATGTGTTTGAAGAAGGCGTTGCAGGTTCCGGAAGCGGCATGATCTGTATGGGCATTAAAGGCGGAATCGGGTCAGCTTCCCGAATCGTACCTTGTGACGGGAAGGATTATACGATTGGTGCGATTCTGATGTCGAACTTCGGTATGTCCGGAAATCTGATGATAGACGGCAGAAGAATTGACACGGAGAAGGTACCAAAGAGCAAAGCGGAAAAGGGATCGGTCATCATTATTATCGGAACGGATCTGCCGCTTAATGAAAGACAGCTCAGACGTGTGGCAAAAAGAGCGACTGTTGCTTTATGCAGAACCGGTTCATTCCTTGGAAATGGCAGCGGAGATATTGCGGTTGCGTTCTCTAATACAAATATTATGCCTCATTACAGCGAAAAAAATATTATCGAAACGAAGATGTTCCATGACGACGCTATAGACAAAATTTTTGAAGCAACGGCAGAAGTGGTGGAGGAAGCTGTTGTCAGCTCCATCTATCATGCGGAGAATGTAAAAGGTATTCGAGGAAAAGAAGTTTTTGCTTTAAAAGAATTCTTATAG